One window of the Pseudomonas sihuiensis genome contains the following:
- a CDS encoding 3'-5' exonuclease, producing the protein MESIAVIDFETTGVSPAQARATEIGVAIIEDGRIVDRYQSLMNSGAWVPPFIEQLTGISNAMLRKAPPSEQVMNEVADFIGERPLLAHNASFDQKFWDAELARVRRRRAQPFACSLLLSRRLLPEAPSHKLGNLNAWAGLPDTGRAHRALADAEMAANLTLHLFGLLRERHGRHQADHAFLCQLQNLSAAKVRALLAAA; encoded by the coding sequence GTGGAATCCATTGCCGTCATCGACTTCGAAACCACTGGCGTGTCGCCGGCTCAGGCGCGCGCCACCGAAATCGGCGTGGCGATCATCGAGGACGGGCGCATCGTCGACCGCTACCAGAGCCTGATGAATAGCGGCGCCTGGGTGCCGCCATTCATCGAGCAGCTCACCGGTATCAGCAACGCCATGCTGCGCAAGGCGCCGCCGTCGGAGCAGGTGATGAACGAGGTGGCCGACTTCATCGGCGAAAGGCCGTTGCTGGCGCATAACGCTTCCTTCGACCAGAAATTCTGGGACGCCGAGCTGGCGCGGGTACGCCGGCGTCGTGCGCAGCCCTTCGCCTGTTCGCTGCTGCTGTCGCGCCGTCTGCTGCCCGAGGCGCCAAGCCACAAGCTGGGCAACCTCAATGCCTGGGCCGGCCTGCCGGATACCGGTCGTGCCCACCGTGCGCTGGCCGATGCCGAGATGGCCGCGAACCTGACACTGCACCTGTTCGGCCTGTTGCGCGAGCGCCATGGCCGGCACCAGGCCGATCATGCCTTTCTCTGCCAGTTGCAGAATCTGTCGGCTGCCAAGGTACGGGCGCTGCTGGCCGCGGCGTAG
- a CDS encoding LabA-like NYN domain-containing protein: protein MKKIAVFADVQNLYYTVRQVYGCHFDYSVLWAEVSRRGVIVEAYAYAIDRGDAKQQQFQQTLRKLGFTVKLKPYIQRSDGSAKGDWDVGITIDVLDAVERVDEIVLASGDGDFDLLLERVRSRGVEAIAYGAPGLTAQSLIRAASLYVPIEGELLLRNH from the coding sequence GTGAAGAAGATCGCCGTATTCGCCGATGTGCAGAACCTCTACTACACGGTGCGCCAGGTCTATGGCTGCCACTTCGACTACAGCGTGCTGTGGGCCGAGGTCAGCCGCCGTGGCGTAATCGTCGAGGCGTACGCCTATGCCATTGACCGTGGTGACGCCAAACAGCAGCAGTTCCAGCAGACCCTGCGCAAGCTGGGCTTCACCGTGAAGCTCAAACCCTACATCCAGCGCAGCGACGGCTCGGCCAAGGGCGACTGGGATGTCGGCATCACCATTGACGTGCTCGATGCCGTCGAGCGCGTCGACGAGATCGTCCTGGCCTCCGGTGACGGCGACTTCGACCTGCTGCTCGAGCGCGTGCGCAGTCGTGGCGTCGAGGCCATCGCCTATGGCGCGCCCGGGCTGACGGCGCAGTCGCTGATTCGCGCGGCCAGTTTGTACGTGCCCATCGAGGGTGAATTGTTGCTGCGCAATCACTGA
- a CDS encoding YbaK/EbsC family protein: MTFLQQLCQRNLDLLQSQGISHRLVEHEPVLDYPTAHAVRQRFGLRGVESKSLFLRTGAQRYAMLISLEGARADWARLKTLLGSRPRIASDEELIEQTGCVPMCACPFGHDAGITLLIDRAVLACDFLLYSPGPPELTLEVPGSELPRLLKAQPNAQLEYS, encoded by the coding sequence ATGACGTTTCTACAACAGCTGTGCCAGCGTAACCTCGACCTGCTCCAGAGCCAGGGAATCAGCCACCGCCTGGTCGAGCATGAGCCGGTGCTGGATTACCCCACCGCCCATGCCGTGCGCCAACGTTTCGGCCTGCGCGGCGTGGAGAGCAAGAGTTTGTTCCTGCGCACCGGTGCTCAACGCTACGCCATGCTGATCAGCCTCGAAGGCGCCCGCGCCGACTGGGCCAGGCTCAAGACGCTGCTCGGCAGTCGCCCGCGCATCGCCAGCGACGAGGAACTGATCGAGCAAACCGGCTGCGTGCCGATGTGTGCCTGTCCGTTCGGCCATGACGCCGGCATCACCCTGCTGATCGACCGCGCGGTGCTGGCCTGCGACTTCCTGCTGTATTCACCCGGCCCACCCGAACTGACCCTGGAAGTGCCCGGCAGCGAACTGCCGCGTCTGCTCAAGGCGCAGCCCAACGCGCAGCTGGAGTACTCTTGA
- a CDS encoding YciC family protein, whose protein sequence is MKPLSVLRDAWFFSSHNLLAIARLTLPLLLLEAIAQTILAAQLGEGANPAYGVLLGILFYPLYAAPLILFLHARSIGQTPGNAQLFAAGLQLWPTFALMTGLSTLAIMLGLSLFIVPGIWIMMRLAFSELILVLRQEPPLRALQASFTLTEGRFWPVFTCLANVLVPLWLLDWWTQPSQSDTLLWVLHQTGNGFLQLFAIVVLFRLFMLLEPQQAANGENSD, encoded by the coding sequence ATGAAGCCTCTGTCCGTGCTGCGCGACGCCTGGTTTTTCTCCAGCCACAACCTGCTGGCCATTGCCCGCCTGACCCTGCCGCTGTTGCTGCTCGAAGCCATCGCCCAGACGATCCTCGCCGCCCAGCTCGGCGAAGGCGCCAACCCGGCCTATGGCGTGCTGCTCGGCATACTCTTCTACCCGCTGTATGCCGCACCGCTGATTCTCTTCCTGCATGCGCGCAGCATCGGCCAGACGCCCGGCAACGCGCAGCTGTTCGCGGCCGGGCTGCAACTGTGGCCGACCTTCGCCCTGATGACCGGATTGAGCACTCTGGCAATCATGCTCGGCCTGTCGCTGTTCATCGTGCCGGGCATCTGGATCATGATGCGCCTGGCCTTTTCCGAACTGATTCTGGTACTGCGCCAGGAGCCGCCGCTACGCGCGTTGCAGGCCAGCTTCACGTTGACCGAGGGGCGCTTCTGGCCGGTGTTCACCTGCCTGGCCAACGTGCTGGTGCCGTTGTGGCTGCTCGACTGGTGGACGCAGCCGAGCCAGAGCGACACCCTGCTATGGGTGCTGCATCAGACCGGCAACGGCTTCCTGCAGTTGTTCGCCATCGTGGTGCTGTTCCGCCTGTTCATGCTGCTCGAACCGCAGCAGGCGGCAAATGGTGAGAACAGTGACTAG
- a CDS encoding VOC family protein — MSETNPSILSHVSIGTNDFEATSTLYAKVLATLCCREIMRHPGAVAFGRDYPEFWMQTPINGQPATLGNGSHFGFIAPDKASVHAFHEAALAAGGQDEGQQIDIQPLQLTVLVLHAKGRPEVGHHP; from the coding sequence ATGAGCGAAACGAACCCCAGCATCCTGTCCCACGTATCCATCGGCACCAATGACTTCGAGGCTACCAGCACCCTCTACGCCAAGGTGCTTGCCACCCTCTGTTGTCGGGAAATCATGCGCCATCCTGGGGCGGTGGCCTTCGGCCGCGATTACCCGGAGTTCTGGATGCAGACGCCAATCAATGGTCAGCCGGCGACCCTCGGCAACGGCAGTCACTTCGGCTTCATCGCCCCGGACAAGGCCTCGGTGCATGCCTTTCACGAGGCAGCTTTGGCAGCCGGCGGCCAGGACGAAGGCCAGCAGATCGATATCCAGCCCCTGCAACTGACCGTTCTCGTCCTCCATGCGAAAGGGCGGCCAGAGGTCGGTCATCACCCGTAG
- a CDS encoding SDR family oxidoreductase, with protein sequence MYRKVFANKVFDRKVVLITGGCAGIGRALAIRLAQAGARLVILDLQQAALDSLVQHLADHHNAEALGLLCDVADAEAVQRAVALAVERFGGIDVLVNNAGITHRSTFAETSLEVFQRVMAVNYFGALYCTQAALPSLIARGGQIIVLSSLSGIAPLLYRSAYNASKHALHGLFETLRFELKGSGVNVMLVCPGFTATDLRKNALVGDGSVAAQPPLAMGKVASPQDVAEAIYHGALKRRRLLVLSNVDWRARVLARFFPRLFERVLLPRLSGLRPQRSGRN encoded by the coding sequence ATGTATCGCAAGGTATTCGCCAACAAGGTGTTCGACCGCAAGGTCGTACTCATCACGGGTGGATGTGCCGGCATCGGTCGCGCCTTGGCGATACGCCTGGCCCAGGCTGGTGCGCGCCTGGTGATTCTCGATCTGCAGCAGGCAGCGCTGGACAGCCTGGTGCAGCACCTGGCCGATCATCACAACGCCGAGGCGCTGGGGCTGCTCTGCGACGTGGCTGACGCCGAGGCGGTGCAGCGCGCGGTGGCGCTGGCGGTGGAACGTTTCGGCGGTATCGATGTGTTGGTCAACAATGCCGGCATCACTCATCGCAGCACCTTCGCCGAGACCAGTCTGGAAGTGTTCCAGCGGGTCATGGCGGTCAACTATTTCGGCGCGCTCTACTGCACCCAGGCAGCGCTGCCCAGCCTGATTGCCCGCGGCGGGCAGATCATCGTCCTCAGCTCACTATCGGGTATCGCGCCGTTGCTCTATCGCAGCGCTTACAACGCCAGCAAGCACGCGCTGCATGGCTTGTTCGAGACGCTGCGCTTTGAGCTCAAGGGCTCGGGTGTGAACGTGATGCTGGTGTGCCCAGGTTTTACCGCGACCGACCTGCGCAAGAACGCTCTGGTCGGTGACGGCTCGGTGGCTGCCCAACCGCCCTTGGCGATGGGCAAGGTGGCCTCGCCGCAGGATGTCGCCGAGGCCATCTATCATGGGGCACTCAAGCGTCGGCGGCTGCTGGTGTTGTCCAACGTCGATTGGCGCGCCCGGGTGCTGGCGCGCTTCTTCCCGAGGTTGTTCGAGCGGGTGTTGCTACCGCGGCTTTCCGGGTTGCGGCCACAGCGTTCGGGGCGCAATTGA
- a CDS encoding CDGSH iron-sulfur domain-containing protein, with protein sequence MNQPLIAQRGPYAVDVEAGRDYFWCRCGRSASQPFCDGSHKGSGLTPLKYHAERAEQVFFCGCKHTATPPCCDGSHNRL encoded by the coding sequence ATGAACCAGCCGCTGATCGCTCAGCGTGGCCCCTACGCGGTGGATGTGGAGGCCGGTCGGGATTATTTCTGGTGCCGTTGTGGGCGCAGCGCCAGCCAGCCATTCTGCGATGGCAGCCACAAGGGCAGCGGGCTGACGCCACTGAAGTACCATGCCGAGCGCGCCGAACAGGTATTTTTCTGTGGCTGCAAGCACACAGCCACGCCGCCCTGTTGCGATGGCAGCCATAACAGGTTGTAG
- a CDS encoding endonuclease/exonuclease/phosphatase family protein, with translation MSLPRPLRLLLLIVLPLLAVLIALVYSLTWRPLPHEEAAVSCSGQVAQLQPGQALKVMTWNVQYLAGKRYVFWYDLPGGDGPDERPSSADLAVTLDEVVRVLRDEQPDVVLLQELHDKAKASDYQDQLALLQARLSDLYPCSTEAFYWKAGFVPHPRILGSVGMKLGTLSRFQIARAERLQLPMLESDLLSRQFQLKRALLVSYLPIRGGDELVAINTHFDAFAQGEDTMQRQVEMTDGLLQQLQTSDKTWVLGGDLNLLPPGQFQHLPEDQRSWYAADSELQDLARRYPMIPSLQQASGAQQAQWYTHYPNDPAASGPDRTLDYLFYSPRLTPLASRVRQHDTLSISDHLPVIGRFFLPSQE, from the coding sequence ATGTCCCTGCCTCGCCCGCTTCGCCTGCTCCTGCTCATTGTGTTGCCATTGCTCGCTGTGCTGATTGCGCTGGTGTACAGCCTGACCTGGCGCCCGCTGCCCCATGAAGAAGCAGCCGTGTCATGCAGCGGGCAGGTGGCGCAGCTGCAGCCCGGCCAGGCACTCAAGGTGATGACCTGGAACGTGCAGTACCTGGCCGGCAAGCGCTACGTGTTCTGGTACGACCTGCCCGGCGGCGATGGACCGGACGAGCGCCCGAGCAGCGCCGACCTGGCCGTCACCCTGGATGAAGTGGTGCGCGTGCTGCGCGACGAACAACCGGATGTCGTACTGCTGCAGGAGCTGCACGACAAGGCCAAGGCCAGCGACTACCAGGATCAGCTGGCCCTGCTGCAAGCGCGCCTGAGCGACCTTTACCCCTGCAGCACCGAGGCCTTCTACTGGAAGGCCGGTTTCGTTCCGCACCCGCGCATCCTCGGCAGCGTCGGCATGAAACTCGGCACCCTCAGTCGCTTCCAGATCGCCCGCGCCGAACGCCTGCAATTGCCCATGCTCGAGAGCGACCTGCTGAGCCGTCAGTTCCAGCTCAAGCGCGCCTTGCTGGTCAGCTACCTGCCGATTCGTGGTGGCGACGAACTGGTGGCGATCAACACCCATTTCGATGCCTTCGCCCAGGGCGAGGACACCATGCAGCGCCAGGTGGAGATGACCGACGGCCTGCTCCAGCAGCTGCAAACCAGCGACAAAACCTGGGTGCTGGGCGGCGACCTCAACCTGCTGCCACCCGGTCAGTTCCAGCATCTGCCGGAGGATCAACGTAGCTGGTACGCCGCCGACAGCGAATTACAGGACCTGGCCCGGCGCTACCCGATGATCCCCAGCCTACAACAGGCCAGCGGCGCACAGCAGGCGCAGTGGTACACCCACTATCCCAACGACCCGGCCGCCAGTGGCCCGGATCGCACCCTCGACTACCTGTTCTACAGCCCGCGCCTAACACCACTGGCCAGCCGGGTGCGGCAGCACGACACCCTGAGCATTTCCGACCACCTGCCGGTGATCGGGCGTTTCTTCCTGCCCAGCCAGGAATGA
- a CDS encoding substrate-binding periplasmic protein, with the protein MPIRFCLLLIALLWLPALCTAEARPRIHVGYYEFPPFSYTDAQGQPSGSGLDLTARLLEAAGYEADFRSYPGARLYSGLLDGSIQLWAGASGKPQLAGQTLESWHLLGEITLNLYFRQDTPAPTIPDDLTGRGVILITGYSYWQDVNQWLEDPARNISLHRTRSHISALEMLQRRRGDYLLDYQAPVEQAMRTLGMAELPFVEVQRLPLRLIYSRRAPDAERLRDDLDRAYQRLQDAGEDLQLY; encoded by the coding sequence ATGCCTATACGCTTCTGCCTGCTACTCATCGCTCTGCTCTGGCTGCCGGCTCTCTGCACTGCCGAGGCTAGGCCACGCATTCATGTGGGGTACTACGAGTTTCCGCCCTTTTCCTATACCGACGCCCAGGGTCAACCCAGCGGCTCGGGGCTTGATCTGACGGCGCGCCTGCTCGAGGCGGCAGGCTATGAAGCCGACTTTCGCTCCTACCCCGGCGCACGACTCTACAGCGGCCTGCTCGATGGCAGCATCCAGCTCTGGGCTGGCGCATCCGGCAAACCGCAGTTGGCCGGGCAGACCCTCGAGAGTTGGCACCTGCTGGGCGAAATCACCCTCAACCTGTACTTCCGACAGGACACACCCGCGCCCACCATTCCAGACGATCTGACAGGTCGCGGGGTAATTCTGATCACGGGCTACAGCTACTGGCAGGACGTCAACCAATGGCTGGAGGATCCGGCACGCAATATCTCCCTTCACCGCACCCGCAGCCACATCTCGGCACTGGAGATGCTCCAGCGCCGACGTGGCGACTACCTGCTGGACTACCAGGCGCCCGTTGAACAGGCCATGCGCACGCTGGGCATGGCTGAACTGCCCTTCGTCGAGGTACAGCGTCTGCCGCTGCGGCTGATCTATTCGCGACGTGCGCCTGATGCCGAGCGCCTGCGCGATGATCTGGACCGGGCCTATCAGCGCTTGCAGGATGCCGGCGAGGATCTGCAGCTGTACTGA
- a CDS encoding TlpA disulfide reductase family protein: MLTLDVGPLALGVSHVLLFGSLLLATLVGWLIGRRHGCNPESQLFRMLMLGLLVARLAFVLVYAEYFRDQPWRAVDIRDGGFIAWPGVLAGLALGAWYLWRQAQLRRPLGVAMGVGLALWLGGNLMLHALEQGTRLPDLQVRDMQGNPVNLRDYAGQPLVVNLWATWCPPCRREMPVLMQAQQREAAITILFVNQGESAALVGEFLAAQQLSLDNLLLDEQVQLGQLVGSRALPTTLFYDAEGRQVGSHLGELSHASLERALARLRGD, from the coding sequence ATGCTGACCCTGGACGTCGGGCCCTTGGCCCTTGGTGTTTCCCATGTGCTGCTGTTTGGCAGCCTGCTGCTGGCCACACTGGTTGGCTGGTTGATCGGTCGTCGCCACGGCTGCAATCCGGAAAGTCAGTTGTTCCGCATGCTGATGCTGGGCTTGCTGGTGGCGCGGCTGGCGTTCGTGCTGGTGTATGCCGAGTATTTCCGCGATCAGCCGTGGCGAGCGGTGGATATCCGTGATGGCGGCTTCATCGCCTGGCCGGGTGTGCTCGCGGGACTTGCGTTGGGCGCCTGGTATCTCTGGCGCCAGGCACAATTGCGCCGGCCGTTGGGCGTGGCGATGGGCGTCGGTCTGGCGCTGTGGCTGGGTGGCAACCTGATGTTGCATGCGCTGGAGCAGGGCACGCGACTGCCTGATCTGCAGGTGCGGGATATGCAGGGTAATCCGGTGAACCTGCGTGACTACGCCGGCCAGCCGCTGGTGGTCAACCTGTGGGCCACCTGGTGCCCGCCATGTCGACGTGAGATGCCGGTGCTGATGCAGGCGCAGCAGCGTGAGGCTGCTATCACCATCCTGTTCGTCAACCAGGGGGAAAGTGCTGCGCTGGTGGGTGAGTTCCTCGCCGCGCAGCAACTGAGTCTGGACAATCTGCTGCTCGACGAGCAGGTGCAGCTGGGTCAGTTGGTGGGCTCGCGGGCGTTACCCACCACGCTGTTCTACGATGCCGAGGGCCGGCAGGTCGGCAGTCACCTGGGCGAGCTGTCGCACGCCAGCCTGGAGCGTGCGCTGGCCAGGCTGCGCGGCGATTGA
- the hrpB gene encoding ATP-dependent helicase HrpB — MNTLPIDSLLPDLRDALSARHEVVLEAPPGAGKTTRVPLALLDAPWLAGQTILMLEPRRLAARAAAERLASELGERVGETVGYRIRLDSKVGPNTRIEVVTEGILARRLQDDPALDGVGLVIFDEFHERSLDADLALALTLNGRAMFRGEDSGEAPLKVLLMSATLEGERLSALLGEAPVLRSEGSMFPVDIRWSAPLAPGEWIEPRVVQTVSQALADEPGSLLVFLPGQAEIRRVAEQLGEVLSGHDDILLCPLHGELDLSAQRAAIEPAPEGKRKVVLATNIAETSLTIDGVRVVIDAGLARVPRFDPASGMTRLDTQRISRASATQRAGRAGRLQPGVCYRLWSQAQHEQLSAYSGAEILQADLAELALQLLRWGVTPQELSWLDVPPPAAYAQALDLLGRLGALDERGALNAHGQAMAELPSHPRIAHLLLRGQALGLGALACDLAALLSERDILRGGGADLHSRLALLSGESRAARNAVGGVQRARQLAKQFQGLLRGRSANQMVSDPEHPRWLGCLLAFAYPDRIAQQRRVGGADYRLANGRAAQFGEADALMKHEWLVVADLGSRQGQREERIYLAADLDPALFERELAEQVATLDVLDWDEREGVLRAERQRKVGELVLERQALAALDEAARGSALVGLVRRKGLELLPWTPELRQWQARVALLRELDLQQQGQSEWPDLSDAALLASLEQWLTPFLSKVNRLSHFAGLDLPSILQTLLPWPLPQRLDELAPRALSVPSGSRIAIDYTENPPVLAVRLQELFGLAATPRIAGGRLGLKLHLLSPARRPVQVTQDLASFWANTYLEVKKDLKGRYPKHYWPDDPLIAEPTARAKPRK; from the coding sequence ATGAACACCCTGCCGATCGATTCGCTGCTGCCTGATTTGCGTGATGCGCTGAGCGCCCGCCACGAAGTGGTGCTGGAGGCGCCGCCCGGCGCTGGCAAGACCACCCGCGTACCACTGGCGCTGCTCGATGCGCCCTGGCTGGCCGGGCAAACCATCCTCATGCTCGAGCCGCGTCGCCTGGCAGCGCGTGCCGCGGCCGAACGCCTGGCCAGCGAGCTGGGCGAGCGGGTCGGCGAGACGGTTGGTTATCGCATTCGCCTGGACAGCAAGGTGGGGCCGAACACGCGCATCGAGGTGGTCACCGAAGGCATCCTGGCCCGCCGCCTGCAGGACGATCCGGCGCTGGATGGCGTCGGCCTGGTGATCTTTGATGAATTCCATGAAAGAAGTCTGGATGCCGATCTGGCCCTGGCGCTGACGCTCAACGGCCGCGCCATGTTCCGCGGCGAAGACAGCGGCGAGGCACCGCTCAAGGTGCTGCTGATGTCCGCCACTCTCGAAGGCGAGCGTCTGTCGGCACTGCTTGGCGAGGCGCCGGTGCTGCGCAGCGAAGGGAGCATGTTCCCGGTGGATATCCGCTGGAGCGCGCCGCTGGCGCCCGGTGAGTGGATCGAACCGCGGGTTGTGCAGACGGTATCGCAGGCCCTGGCCGACGAGCCGGGCAGCCTGCTGGTGTTCCTGCCGGGGCAGGCCGAGATTCGCCGCGTGGCCGAGCAACTGGGCGAGGTGCTGAGCGGGCACGACGACATCCTGCTCTGTCCGCTGCATGGCGAGCTGGATCTGTCCGCCCAGCGTGCCGCCATCGAGCCGGCGCCTGAGGGCAAGCGCAAGGTGGTGCTGGCCACCAATATCGCCGAGACCAGCCTGACCATCGACGGCGTGCGTGTGGTCATCGATGCCGGCCTGGCGCGGGTGCCGCGCTTCGACCCGGCCAGTGGCATGACCCGCCTCGACACCCAGCGCATTTCCCGCGCCTCCGCCACCCAGCGCGCCGGTCGTGCCGGGCGCCTGCAGCCGGGCGTGTGCTATCGGCTGTGGTCGCAGGCGCAGCACGAACAGCTCAGTGCCTATTCCGGCGCGGAGATTTTGCAGGCTGATCTGGCCGAACTGGCCTTGCAACTGCTGCGCTGGGGCGTGACACCGCAGGAACTGAGCTGGCTAGACGTGCCACCGCCTGCCGCCTACGCCCAGGCGCTGGATCTACTCGGTCGCCTTGGTGCGCTGGATGAACGTGGTGCACTCAATGCCCACGGCCAGGCCATGGCCGAGCTGCCGAGCCATCCGCGTATTGCCCATCTGCTGCTGCGCGGCCAGGCGCTGGGCCTCGGTGCGTTGGCCTGCGATCTGGCCGCGCTGTTGTCCGAGCGCGATATCCTGCGCGGCGGTGGCGCCGACTTGCACAGTCGTCTGGCCCTGCTCAGCGGCGAAAGCCGCGCCGCGCGCAACGCCGTGGGCGGCGTGCAGCGCGCGCGGCAACTGGCCAAGCAGTTCCAGGGGCTGCTCAGGGGGCGGTCGGCGAACCAGATGGTGAGTGATCCCGAGCATCCGCGCTGGCTCGGCTGCCTGCTGGCTTTCGCTTACCCCGACCGCATCGCCCAGCAGCGCCGTGTTGGGGGTGCCGACTACCGCCTGGCCAATGGCCGCGCCGCGCAGTTCGGTGAAGCCGATGCGCTGATGAAGCATGAATGGCTGGTGGTGGCCGACCTGGGCAGCCGCCAGGGTCAGCGCGAGGAACGTATCTATCTCGCCGCCGATCTCGACCCGGCGCTGTTCGAGCGTGAGCTCGCCGAGCAGGTCGCGACGCTGGACGTGCTCGACTGGGACGAGCGTGAAGGCGTGCTGCGCGCCGAGCGCCAGCGCAAGGTCGGCGAGCTGGTGCTGGAACGCCAGGCGCTGGCCGCGCTGGACGAGGCGGCGCGCGGCAGCGCCCTGGTCGGCCTGGTGCGGCGCAAGGGCCTGGAACTGCTGCCCTGGACTCCGGAGCTGCGCCAGTGGCAGGCGCGGGTGGCCCTGTTGCGTGAGCTGGACCTGCAGCAACAGGGGCAGAGCGAATGGCCGGACTTGTCGGATGCCGCGCTGCTGGCCAGCCTCGAGCAGTGGCTGACGCCATTCTTAAGCAAGGTCAACCGCCTCAGCCACTTCGCAGGCCTCGACCTGCCGTCGATCCTGCAGACGCTGCTGCCCTGGCCACTGCCGCAACGCCTCGACGAGTTGGCGCCGCGCGCGCTGAGCGTGCCGTCCGGCTCACGCATTGCCATCGACTACACGGAAAACCCGCCGGTGCTCGCCGTGCGCCTGCAGGAGCTGTTCGGCCTGGCCGCCACGCCGCGCATCGCTGGTGGCCGCCTCGGCCTCAAGCTGCATCTGCTGTCACCCGCGCGCAGGCCGGTGCAGGTGACGCAGGACCTGGCCAGCTTCTGGGCCAATACCTACCTGGAGGTGAAGAAGGACCTCAAGGGGCGCTACCCGAAGCACTACTGGCCGGACGACCCATTGATCGCCGAGCCCACGGCGCGGGCCAAACCGAGAAAATGA
- a CDS encoding cation diffusion facilitator family transporter — MHDPQHARLMRLATRAALTVALTLVLAKAVAWWLSGSVSLLAGLTDSLLDSAASLINLVAVHFALRPADEDHRYGHGKAEALAGLGQALFIGVSAVLIGLQGVERLQVPQPLEAEGIGIAVMLLSLALTVALLSFQRKVVRETGSTAIHADSLHYRSDILLNSSILLALLLTRFGWQQMDAIFAIGIAFYIFWSAISIVRGAVAVLMDEELPSETTQHMYQLATSVPGVLGAHDLRTRISGTRWFVQLHLELPGEMSLSQAHAHCVAVEKAIHEHYPRAEVLVHADPPEVVQR; from the coding sequence ATGCATGACCCACAGCACGCCAGGCTGATGCGCCTGGCCACCCGGGCAGCGCTGACGGTGGCGCTGACCCTGGTACTGGCCAAGGCGGTTGCCTGGTGGCTGAGCGGTTCGGTCAGCCTGCTGGCCGGCCTCACCGATTCGCTGCTCGATAGCGCCGCCTCGCTGATCAACCTGGTTGCCGTGCACTTCGCCCTGCGCCCTGCCGACGAGGATCACCGCTACGGCCACGGCAAGGCCGAGGCGCTGGCCGGGCTGGGCCAAGCGCTGTTCATCGGTGTCAGTGCCGTGCTCATTGGCCTGCAGGGCGTCGAGCGCCTGCAAGTGCCACAGCCGCTGGAAGCCGAAGGTATCGGCATCGCCGTCATGCTGCTGTCGCTGGCCTTGACCGTCGCCCTGCTGAGCTTTCAACGCAAGGTGGTGCGCGAGACTGGCTCCACCGCGATTCACGCCGACTCGCTGCACTACCGCTCCGACATCCTGCTCAACAGCAGCATCCTCCTCGCCCTGCTACTGACCCGTTTCGGCTGGCAGCAGATGGATGCGATCTTCGCCATCGGCATCGCCTTCTACATCTTCTGGAGCGCCATCAGCATCGTGCGCGGCGCTGTGGCCGTACTGATGGACGAGGAACTGCCCAGCGAGACCACTCAGCATATGTACCAGCTGGCCACCTCGGTGCCGGGCGTGCTCGGCGCGCACGATCTGCGTACACGCATTTCCGGTACGCGCTGGTTCGTCCAGTTGCACCTGGAGCTGCCGGGTGAGATGAGCCTGTCGCAGGCCCATGCTCACTGCGTGGCTGTGGAGAAGGCGATTCATGAGCACTATCCACGTGCCGAAGTGCTGGTGCATGCCGATCCGCCGGAAGTGGTCCAACGCTGA
- a CDS encoding Lrp/AsnC family transcriptional regulator, translating to MDKLDRYDLNILAELQRNAALSNQELAERIGLSPSPCSRRVKQLEDDGYITGQVALLDRKKLGLSLTAYVLIGMDRHTPERFEHFQDEIRKCPEVLECCLVTGMDADYQLKVVVPDMDHYQKLLLGTLTRIDGVSSVRSSFVLQQILSSTQLPLQHLRD from the coding sequence ATGGACAAACTCGACCGTTACGACCTGAACATTCTCGCCGAATTGCAGCGCAACGCTGCCCTGTCCAACCAGGAACTGGCCGAACGTATCGGCCTGTCGCCCTCGCCCTGCTCGCGCCGCGTCAAACAGCTGGAGGACGATGGCTACATCACCGGCCAGGTCGCCCTGCTCGACCGCAAGAAGCTTGGCCTGAGCCTGACCGCCTACGTGCTGATCGGCATGGACCGGCACACCCCCGAGCGCTTCGAGCACTTTCAGGACGAAATCCGCAAATGCCCCGAGGTGCTGGAGTGCTGCCTGGTGACCGGGATGGACGCCGACTACCAGCTCAAGGTAGTGGTGCCGGACATGGACCATTACCAGAAGCTGCTGCTCGGCACCCTGACTCGCATCGATGGTGTTTCCAGCGTGCGCTCGAGCTTCGTACTGCAGCAGATTCTCTCCAGCACGCAGTTGCCGCTACAGCACCTGCGCGACTGA
- a CDS encoding DUF2788 domain-containing protein, translating into METEQFEALMMYVLVGGLMLFMFFIIWDLAKKSKAGRLGTAILFLGLGLCLFAFLAKPIITYIIETARGIHG; encoded by the coding sequence ATGGAAACCGAACAATTTGAAGCCCTGATGATGTACGTCCTGGTGGGCGGCCTGATGCTGTTCATGTTCTTCATCATCTGGGACCTCGCGAAGAAGTCCAAGGCCGGCCGCCTCGGCACCGCCATCCTGTTCCTCGGCCTGGGCCTGTGCCTGTTCGCCTTCCTCGCCAAGCCGATCATCACCTACATCATCGAGACCGCGCGCGGCATTCACGGCTGA